From Musa acuminata AAA Group cultivar baxijiao chromosome BXJ3-8, Cavendish_Baxijiao_AAA, whole genome shotgun sequence, one genomic window encodes:
- the LOC103994968 gene encoding aquaporin PIP2-4: MAKDTEVAGRGEYGGKDYTDPPPAPLIDAEELTKWSLYRAAIAEFVATMLFLYVTVATVIGYKHQSDPNVNPADAACSGVGILGIAWAFGGMIFILVYCTAGISGGHINPAVTLGLFLARKVSLVRALLYMVAQCLGAICGVGLVKGFQEAYFVRYGGGANELSAGYSKGTGLAAEIIGTFVLVYTVFAATDPKRNARDSHVPVLAPLPIGFAVFMVHLATIPITGTGINPARSLGAAVIYNQDKAWDDQWIFWVGPFVGAAIAAAYHQYVLRASGAKAMGSFGSNA; encoded by the exons ATGGCGAAGGATACCGAGGTGGCAGGACGCGGCGAGTACGGAGGCAAGGACTACACTGACCCACCGCCGGCGCCGCTCATCGACGCGGAGGAGCTGACCAAGTGGTCGTTGTACCGCGCGGCGATCGCGGAGTTCGTCGCGACGATGCTGTTCCTGTACGTCACGGTGGCGACCGTGATCGGGTACAAGCACCAGTCGGACCCCAACGTGAACCCGGCCGACGCCGCGTGTAGCGGCGTCGGGATCCTCGGCATCGCGTGGGCCTTCGGCGGCATGATCTTTATTCTCGTCTACTGCACCGCCGGCATCTCCG GTGGGCACATCAACCCGGCGGTGACGCTGGGGCTATTCTTGGCGCGCAAGGTCTCGCTGGTCCGCGCCCTCCTCTACATGGTGGCGCAGTGCCTGGGAGCCATATGCGGAGTCGGCCTCGTCAAGGGATTCCAAGAGGCCTACTTCGTCCGCTACGGTGGCGGCGCCAACGAGCTCAGCGCCGGCTACTCCAAGGGCACCGGCCTCGCCGCCGAGATCATCGGTACCTTCGTCCTCGTCTACACCGTCTTCGCCGCCACCGATCCGAAGCGCAACGCCCGTGATTCCCACGTGCCG GTTTTGGCTCCTCTTCCAATTGGGTTCGCAGTTTTCATGGTGCACTTGGCCACGATCCCGATCACCGGCACCGGCATCAACCCTGCGAGGAGCTTGGGAGCTGCCGTCATCTACAACCAGGACAAGGCCTGGGATGACCAG TGGATCTTCTGGGTGGGGCCTTTCGTCGGTGCTGCCATTGCTGCAGCCTATCACCAGTACGTCCTGAGAGCGAGCGGTGCCAAAGCTATGGGGTCCTTCGGGAGCAATGCATGA
- the LOC135644531 gene encoding uncharacterized protein LOC135644531 isoform X1 translates to MPLTQQQKRDLNIIDLGPYTMASKEAINAKFEALEARMEDKIRTLFIELRLGRPLSPKKSYQGESFAQSHQARRDDFQGRVGSMTNPNYPCMRVDFPRWEEGDPIGWISRAERYFRYHKTADVSMVKIAAIHLEGDAIQWFDWFEHTYGVLSWRQFKEGLLIHFRPTDYENIDEQLAKIQQTSTIQEYQTRFERLSNQTRDWSQKQLLRTFIEGLKPEIRGEVKARQPYTLMAAISFAQHQEEQLNHEARRTRVAPQPIILKPSAPPIIDQVPTPKRLTREELRERYAKGLCWHCDEPWSHEHRCSKGGLLMIEPIEEEVIEHPKEILEHEEEDAEEEPQPTEVTVHTLAGYSNPQTMKVGGLLKQQPITVLIDTGSTKNFVHSKVAVHMNLPIENCSRFVIKVANGWILKYDRRRPQVKLLLKDQEIIADFFLLPLNNHEAIKWLTTLGDIFWNFMKLIMKFYSKEKQVTLHGKRGGDITTICIKHAVAFWYNLSSKLRESQ, encoded by the coding sequence atgcctttaacccaacagcaaaagagagatcttaacatcattgatttggggccatatactatggcatctaaggaggcaatcaatgctaaattcgaagccttggaggcgcgaatggaggataagattcggacgctctttatcgaactcagattgggtcgaccactaagcccgaagaaatcatatcaaggagagagctttgcccaatcacaccaagcccgaagagatgacttccaagggagggtaggctctatgaccaaccccaactatccatgcatgagagtggacttccctagatgggaagaaggagacccgattggttggatctcgcgcgcggagcgatattttcggtaccacaaaaccgcggatgtatctatggtgaaaattgcagctatacatcttgaaggggatgctatacagtggtttgactggtttgaacatacttatggagtcctttcatggcgtcaattcaaagaaggactgctgattcacttcagaccaaccgattatgagaatattgacgaacaactagcaaagatccaacaaacctccaccattcaggagtaccaaaccaggtttgaaaggttatctaatcaaactcgtgattggtctcaaaaacagctattgaggaccttcattgagggcttgaagccggagatccgaggagaagttaaagcgcgacaaccgtatacgcttatggcagccatctctttcgcacaacatcaagaggagcaattgaaccatgaagctcggaggactagggtcgctcctcaaccaataatattgaagccctcagccccccctattattgaccaagtccctacaccaaagaggttaacaagagaagagcttcgggagcgatatgcgaaggggttatgttggcattgtgatgagccgtggagccatgagcatcgttgtagtaaagggggacttcttatgatagaaccgatagaagaagaggtcattgaacatccaaaagagatccttgaacatgaagaagaagatgcagaagaagagccacaaccgaccgaagttacggtacatacactagctggctactcaaacccgcaaacgatgaaagttggaggccttctcaaacaacaaccgatcactgttctcatcgacacgggaagCACTAAAAACTTCGtacacagtaaggttgctgtccatatgaacttacctattgagaattgcagcaggtttgtcattaaggtcgccaacggatggattttgaagtatgatcgtaggcgcccgcaagtgaaactgttgctgaaggaccaagagataattgcagatttcttccttctccctcttaacaatcatgaggccattaaatggttgacgacattaggtgatattttctggaattttatgaaactaattatgaaattttacagtaaggagaaacaggtgacattgcacgggaaacgtgggggcgacataacaacgatttgcataaagcatgcagtggctttttggtacaacttgagcagcaaactaagggagagccaatag
- the LOC135644530 gene encoding protein disulfide isomerase-like 1-4, whose protein sequence is MASRALLLALAISSLLLVHAALAFAPKGRADLDHDEEDLSFLDEEDNGAADSHDDGGLGHYADESHSEADKEPEYADQDQYDAFDDADYGSHDMSPTIDETDVVVLTDGNFSDFLAKHRHVMVEFYAPWCGHCQALAPEYAAAATELRGEDVVLAKVDATEENELAQRFELQGFPTVLFFIDGVHKDYPGQRSRDAIVTWIKKKIGPGVQNITTIEEAEKILTSDSKVVLGFLDSLVGDESQELSSASKLEDGINFYQSVNPDVAKLFHIDPNAKRPSLVLLKKEAEKISYYDGQFSKSAIVDFVFANKLPLVTTFTMETAPEIFENPIKKQLLLFAISNDTNKVMPAFQEAAKLFKGKLIFVYVEMDKEDVGKPVSDYFGVTGDGPQVLAYSGNEDAKKFFLDGEVTLDNVKSFAEGFLDDKLKPFYKSDPIPETNDGDVKIVVGKNFDEIVLDESKDVLLEIYAPWCGHCQALEPTYNKLAKHLRGIESLVIAKMDGTTNEHPRAKTDGFPTLLFFPAGNKSFDPITVDTDRTVKAFYIFIKQHAAIPFKLQKPAAAAKSETTTDGLASFVGEKSATPDVKDEL, encoded by the exons ATGGCGTCTCGAGCTCTCCTCCTTGCCCTCGCGATCTCGTCTCTCCTCCTGGTCCATGCCGCCCTCGCCTTCGCACCCAAGGGGCGCGCCGATCTGGACCACGACGAGGAGGATCTCAGCTTCCTCGACGAGGAGGACAACGGAGCCGCTGACAGTCACGACGATGGTGGCTTAGGACACTACGCCGACGAGTCCCATTCGGAGGCCGACAAGGAGCCGGAGTACGCCGACCAGGATCAGTACGATGCCTTCGACGATGCCGACTACGGATCGCACGACATGTCGCCCACGATAGACGAGACGGACGTCGTGGTGCTCACCGACGGCAACTTCAGCGACTTCCTGGCGAAGCACCGCCACGTGATGGTCGAGTTCTACGCGCCGTGGTGCGGGCACTGCCAGGCCCTCGCGCCGGAGTACGCGGCCGCCGCCACCGAGCTCCGCGGGGAGGACGTGGTGCTCGCCAAGGTGGACGCCACGGAGGAGAACGAGCTCGCGCAGCGTTTCGAGCTGCAGGGATTCCCCACTGTGCTCTTCTTCATCGACGGCGTCCACAAGGACTATCCCGGCCAGAGGAGTAG GGATGCAATTGTCACCTGGATCAAGAAAAAGATAGGACCTGGAGTTCAAAATATAACCACAATTGAGGAGGCAGAAAAGATCTTGACTTCTGATAGCAAAGTTGTTTTGGGCTTTCTTGACTCTTTGGTG GGTGATGAAAGTCAGGAACTTTCCTCAGCTTCAAAACTCGAAGATGGCATTAACTTCTACCAATCTGTCAATCCTGATGTTGCAAAGCTTTTTCATATTGATCCCAATGCTAAACGTCCTTCTTTGGTGTTATTGAAAAAGGAGGCAGAAAAAATTTCCTACTATG ATGGTCAATTCAGTAAGTCAGCAATTGTTGATTTTGTGTTTGCTAACAAGCTTCCACTGGTCACTACATTTACAATGGAAACTGCCCCAGAAATATTTGAAAATCCTATTAAAAAACAG CTTTTGCTCTTTGCCATCTCAAATGATACCAATAAAGTCATGCCAGCATTCCAGGAGGCTGCAAAATTGTTTAAAGGAAAG CTTATCTTTGTATATGTCGAGATGGACAAGGAGGATGTCGGTAAACCAGTTTCAGATTACTTTGGAGTGACTGGAGATGGTCCTCAG GTTTTGGCATACTCGGGAAATGAGGATGCCAAGAAATTTTTTCTTGATGGTGAAGTCACACTTGATAATGTTAAG AGTTTTGCTGAGGGTTTCCTGGACGATAAGCTTAAGCCCTTCTATAAATCAGATCCGATACCTGAGACA AATGATGGGGATGTGAAAATTGTTGTTGGTAAGAATTTTGATGAAATTGTCCTGGATGAGTCCAAGGATGTTCTTCTTGAG ATATATGCACCATGGTGTGGGCATTGCCAAGCACTAGAACCAACATATAACAAGCTTGCCAAGCATCTACGGGGCATCGAGTCTCTAGTTATTGCAAAAATGGATGGCACCACAAATGAGCACCCTCGGGCCAAG ACTGATGGCTTCCCTACACTTCTCTTCTTTCCAGCTGGGAACAAAAGCTTTGATCCG ATCACAGTGGATACTGACAGAACAGTGAAGGCATTCTATATATTCATCAAGCAACATGCAGCAATCCCTTTCAAGCTCCAGAAGCCGGCAGCAGCCGCAAAATCTGAGACCACCACGGACGGATTGGCTTCCTTCGTCGGTGAGAAGAGTGCGACCCCGGACGTGAAAGATGAATTGTAA
- the LOC135644531 gene encoding uncharacterized protein LOC135644531 isoform X2: MAQETLGVWGGNLATVAYLFLRYTCVVAYTSKSGEVLSHLIGLPASTLGNLFTLLVALLILVGGMTITDQVNQWLTVTMIGLLVLIEAMSVSFGGGTVSVTSSDWAKAPQTTCHLCISRWQSSTGEVLNSFRQHRAIDLFTGVGKVSH; this comes from the exons ATGGCTCAGGAGACACTGGGCGTCTGGGGAGGGAACTTGGCCACTGTCGCCTACCTCTTCTTGCGCTACACTTGTGTGGTGGCCTACACCTCCAAGTCAGGGGAAGTTCTCTCTCACTTGATCGGCCTTCCTGCTTCCACCTTGGGCAACCTCTTCACGCTCCTCGTGGCACTGCTCATACTGGTCGGTGGCATGACCATCACAGACCAAGTGAATCAATGGCTGACCGTCACAATGATAG GTTTACTGGTACTGATCGAGGCCATGTCTGTCTCCTTTGGTGGTGGGACGGTCTCAGTAACCTCCTCAGATTGGGCGAAGGCGCCACAGACCACCTG TCATCTGTGCATATCTCGGTGGCAATCTAGCACGGGTGAGGTTCTCAATTCTTTTAGGCAGCACCGTGCCATTGATCTCTTTACTGGTGTGGGAAAAGTATCGCACTAG
- the LOC103994969 gene encoding protein S40-4 yields MAGGRQQLTAKHAAHRLFTPTAAGFDADEFEESDVWGSPIEPRLAEFPKPAPSSRPSSARSKKADRAVADAAAAASLPVNIPDWSKILGSYYGGGSSNSARGWWEEEGEEGGAGGPMIPPHELLWRSRAASFSVHEGVGCTLKGRDLRRVRNAIWEKTGFQD; encoded by the coding sequence ATGGCGGGGGGAAGACAGCAGCTGACGGCGAAGCACGCGGCGCACCGCCTCTTCACGCCGACCGCCGCCGGGTTCGACGCGGACGAGTTCGAGGAGTCCGACGTCTGGGGAAGCCCCATCGAGCCGCGCCTGGCCGAGTTCCCGAAGCCGGCGCCTTCCTCCCGACCTTCTTCCGCGCGCAGCAAGAAGGCAGATCGCGCCGTCGCcgatgccgctgccgccgcttccTTGCCGGTGAACATACCGGACTGGTCCAAGATACTCGGCAGCTACTACGGCGGCGGTAGCAGCAACAGCGCCAGGGGCTGGTGggaggaggagggcgaggaggGCGGCGCTGGGGGGCCGATGATCCCGCCGCACGAGCTGCTGTGGCGGAGCCGTGCGGCGTCGTTCTCTGTCCACGAGGGGGTCGGCTGCACCCTCAAGGGCCGCGACCTCAGGCGCGTTCGCAATGCCATCTGGGAGAAGACTGGGTTCCAGGACTGA